One genomic region from Leptolyngbyaceae cyanobacterium JSC-12 encodes:
- a CDS encoding hypothetical protein (IMG reference gene:2510096748) translates to MGQYERLIMMAEDELTQYSTNARKLEKLRQKIGLSVSATEQQQVKEALLAEIPTDPISKLIMDQRQAVALPFWGIAGLGLLLGISMLQPLDFIATGVGAAIAIWIQRRGWKLEAKRLVLQALIEIEQAGKGS, encoded by the coding sequence GTGGGACAGTACGAACGGTTGATCATGATGGCAGAAGATGAGCTAACTCAGTACAGTACTAATGCTCGAAAATTAGAGAAACTTCGCCAAAAAATTGGCTTATCTGTTTCGGCAACAGAGCAACAGCAAGTGAAGGAAGCGTTGCTAGCTGAAATTCCTACAGATCCCATCAGTAAGCTCATCATGGATCAGCGACAAGCCGTTGCCCTACCGTTTTGGGGGATTGCCGGATTGGGACTGCTGTTGGGGATCTCAATGTTGCAACCACTGGATTTTATTGCTACTGGAGTAGGTGCTGCGATCGCGATCTGGATTCAGCGTCGGGGTTGGAAGTTGGAAGCTAAAAGGCTAGTTCTGCAAGCACTGATAGAGATTGAGCAGGCAGGGAAAGGGAGCTAG
- a CDS encoding hypothetical protein (IMG reference gene:2510096751): protein MNEPANLAVRIVLYIVGILLVMMAGLILLKGLGLLPTIPEYVVWALVLLAIGVGILGGLRSSRK from the coding sequence GTGAACGAACCCGCCAATCTCGCTGTTAGAATCGTCCTCTACATTGTTGGAATTCTGCTTGTTATGATGGCAGGGCTGATCTTGTTGAAGGGGTTGGGTCTACTGCCAACCATTCCTGAATATGTGGTTTGGGCATTGGTGCTGTTAGCGATTGGTGTTGGTATTCTGGGTGGGCTTCGGAGTAGCCGCAAATAA
- a CDS encoding putative membrane protein (IMG reference gene:2510096749~PFAM: Ribonuclease BN-like family~TIGRFAM: YihY family protein (not ribonuclease BN)) → MRKTRFFRFFRHLNLATIKEIIARSGQQRLPGLAAEIAFNSILALFPAIVVILTVVGLVGSSQKTLENLSSQLIQYAPEEVLEIIKRFVQELSLVSSQSLLSISFIAAFWIASGSISSTMNALDQIHRVPPHQTRPFWKAKLVSLGLTFGTILLLVAASVMVFVSDLVVKLVATQSDQIVETIAKRPGILEPNVLMLWSRLSTPIALGMVTVAFAFIYRFGPSRRVKGTPLLPGALLATLFWALFSGGFRLYVSNFGNYNRVYGAVGAIIVLLLWLQLGALTMLIGAQVNVTVGEAMQKQVTQKQIARERSLPYIAQNRQENTGKNQYPEKSSRNEA, encoded by the coding sequence ATGCGAAAGACTCGCTTTTTTCGCTTCTTCCGGCACCTAAACCTTGCGACTATCAAAGAAATCATCGCTCGGTCCGGGCAACAACGCCTACCTGGACTGGCTGCAGAAATTGCCTTTAACTCAATCCTGGCACTCTTTCCTGCGATCGTGGTCATTCTGACTGTCGTGGGTTTGGTTGGCTCATCCCAAAAAACCCTGGAAAACCTGAGTTCACAACTGATTCAATACGCCCCAGAGGAAGTCCTTGAAATTATCAAGCGTTTTGTTCAAGAACTAAGCTTAGTTAGCAGCCAAAGTTTGCTATCCATTAGCTTCATCGCCGCCTTTTGGATTGCCTCCGGATCAATTAGCTCGACTATGAATGCGCTTGACCAGATTCACCGCGTTCCACCACACCAAACTCGCCCATTCTGGAAAGCAAAGCTCGTGTCATTAGGACTGACTTTTGGCACGATCCTGCTACTAGTTGCGGCTTCAGTCATGGTGTTTGTCAGCGATCTGGTAGTCAAACTAGTTGCCACTCAGAGTGATCAGATTGTGGAAACAATCGCCAAACGTCCTGGCATCCTGGAACCCAATGTGCTGATGCTCTGGTCCCGACTCAGTACTCCGATCGCTCTGGGCATGGTCACCGTCGCATTTGCCTTTATTTATCGATTTGGACCCAGTCGCCGCGTCAAAGGCACCCCTCTCCTTCCAGGTGCGCTTCTCGCAACGTTGTTTTGGGCGCTTTTCTCAGGTGGATTTCGGTTGTATGTATCTAACTTTGGGAATTACAATCGAGTCTATGGTGCAGTTGGAGCAATTATCGTACTGCTGTTGTGGCTGCAACTGGGTGCATTAACGATGTTGATCGGAGCACAAGTTAACGTCACAGTTGGCGAGGCGATGCAAAAACAGGTCACCCAAAAGCAGATAGCAAGGGAGCGATCGCTACCGTATATTGCTCAAAACCGCCAGGAGAATACAGGTAAAAATCAATACCCAGAGAAAAGCTCCCGGAATGAAGCCTAG
- a CDS encoding polyketide cyclase/dehydrase and lipid transport protein (IMG reference gene:2510096752~PFAM: Polyketide cyclase / dehydrase and lipid transport), protein MAAFTSSTVSHNYSFTSSSHTDKLLTSLFAGDVIVETKAHTAWGAAVTAQMYLPLRREKVWNQLIDYPQWVHYFPDVTQSRVVAPGNPTESGMTCGKRLYQVARKSFLFFTAEAEIYLRVVEVKGQQIQFDLESGSFTDFSANLKLKDFKDGTLLTYYVQATPVLPIPTVFIQQAILFDLPSNMRTMRQVILDQYCNEEVA, encoded by the coding sequence ATGGCTGCATTCACCTCATCGACCGTTAGCCATAACTATTCATTTACCAGTTCGTCGCACACTGACAAGTTATTAACATCTCTGTTTGCGGGAGACGTCATCGTAGAAACGAAAGCCCATACAGCCTGGGGTGCAGCGGTAACGGCTCAAATGTACTTGCCACTAAGGCGTGAAAAGGTATGGAACCAGTTGATTGACTATCCCCAATGGGTACACTACTTTCCAGACGTTACCCAAAGTCGGGTTGTAGCACCTGGGAACCCAACAGAATCTGGAATGACTTGTGGCAAGCGCTTGTATCAAGTGGCTAGGAAGTCATTCCTATTTTTCACAGCAGAGGCTGAGATTTATCTTCGTGTAGTCGAAGTCAAAGGGCAGCAAATCCAATTTGATCTTGAGTCAGGCAGCTTTACAGATTTTTCAGCCAATCTCAAGCTCAAGGACTTTAAAGACGGCACATTGCTTACTTATTACGTGCAAGCAACCCCAGTGCTTCCTATTCCAACTGTTTTTATCCAACAAGCAATTCTTTTTGATTTACCCTCTAATATGCGAACAATGCGTCAGGTAATTCTCGATCAATATTGCAATGAAGAAGTCGCTTGA
- a CDS encoding phosphate ABC transporter membrane protein 2, PhoT family (IMG reference gene:2510096755~PFAM: Binding-protein-dependent transport system inner membrane component~TIGRFAM: phosphate ABC transporter, permease protein PstA) — translation MTSQEFPISLAKGRSLERTVTSKTIFSNVMTGLVIFCALLALIPLLALLFYVITKGAVRLGPQLFTQLPPPPFPRESPQFYSGGFGNAVVGTFMTVGIAALISIPFGIMAAIYLSEFARDTKLANAINFFTNVLSGVPSIVMGVFAYGLIVVTTRSYSAFAAGVALAVLMLPTIVRTATEALEAVPNNLRQASVGLGASNYQTVLRVVLPTAVPAILTGIILAIARAAGETAPIIFTALFSNFWNFDIWRPTATLSVLVYNFAITPFANWQELAWSAALVLVALVLIANILARWITRKR, via the coding sequence ATGACTAGCCAAGAGTTCCCTATATCCCTTGCTAAAGGTAGAAGCTTAGAACGCACTGTCACCTCTAAGACGATCTTTTCAAATGTAATGACAGGGCTGGTGATTTTTTGTGCTTTGTTGGCGCTGATCCCACTCCTAGCATTGCTCTTCTACGTCATCACTAAGGGAGCTGTTCGCTTAGGTCCTCAACTCTTTACTCAGTTGCCACCCCCTCCTTTTCCCCGTGAATCACCGCAATTTTATTCGGGTGGCTTTGGGAATGCAGTGGTTGGAACGTTCATGACAGTTGGGATTGCTGCCTTGATCAGTATTCCCTTTGGGATTATGGCTGCGATTTATTTATCTGAGTTCGCTCGAGATACAAAACTGGCCAATGCGATTAACTTTTTCACAAACGTCCTGAGTGGTGTCCCTTCGATTGTGATGGGGGTGTTCGCCTATGGTTTAATCGTTGTGACTACCCGCTCCTACTCTGCATTTGCAGCTGGTGTAGCCTTAGCAGTTCTAATGCTACCTACAATTGTGAGAACTGCAACAGAAGCGTTGGAGGCAGTTCCAAATAATTTGCGTCAAGCATCGGTTGGGCTAGGTGCGTCGAACTATCAAACTGTTTTGAGGGTTGTCTTGCCGACGGCAGTTCCAGCTATTTTAACCGGGATTATTCTAGCGATCGCACGAGCTGCTGGAGAAACTGCGCCGATCATCTTTACCGCACTGTTCAGTAACTTCTGGAATTTTGATATTTGGCGACCAACTGCGACCCTATCGGTGCTGGTTTACAATTTCGCCATCACTCCTTTTGCAAACTGGCAAGAGCTTGCTTGGTCTGCTGCGCTTGTGTTAGTTGCACTAGTATTGATAGCAAACATCCTGGCTCGATGGATTACCCGCAAACGCTAA
- a CDS encoding hypothetical protein (IMG reference gene:2510096750), translated as MRGYVTRRLKPTTLIFLTLLGLTLIVWVLRGLTILGFIPGAFLWVLIFTCILLAVLSNIR; from the coding sequence ATGAGAGGTTATGTGACAAGACGATTAAAACCAACCACTCTGATTTTTTTGACCCTGCTAGGATTGACCTTGATTGTTTGGGTTCTAAGAGGACTCACAATTCTAGGCTTCATTCCGGGAGCTTTTCTCTGGGTATTGATTTTTACCTGTATTCTCCTGGCGGTTTTGAGCAATATACGGTAG
- a CDS encoding phosphate ABC transporter, phosphate-binding protein (IMG reference gene:2510096753~TIGRFAM: phosphate ABC transporter, phosphate-binding protein), whose amino-acid sequence MDSLMKLSRWALSAWAIALAAGLASCAPSTPPTDGGSPAAGGGTIAITGAGATAPNTLYQRWFSEYRQVKPNVQISYQSIGSGAGINQFLAQTVDFGATDDPIKDEDAAKFPKDRGTLIQVPTTGLFVVFAYNLEGVKDLKLSREAFCGIVDGSIKTWNDPKITKDNPGVNLPSSPITFVFRSDGSGTTAIFTNHLVAACPNWKAGAGRSIEWPIGQGAKGNEGVTAQIKQTPGGIGYVEFTYARENNIPMATIQNKAGEFITPTPEAASKALDGQKPGANFVIRVPDPEGKESYPIVSLTYVLLYGNYPAPKGSTLKDLFTWTLKEGKTAATELGFIPLPDSLVSEVVTKLGTVEEK is encoded by the coding sequence ATGGATTCCTTGATGAAGTTAAGCCGCTGGGCATTGTCTGCGTGGGCGATTGCTTTGGCAGCAGGTCTTGCCTCCTGTGCCCCAAGTACACCCCCCACAGATGGAGGTTCTCCGGCAGCAGGCGGCGGTACGATTGCAATTACAGGTGCGGGAGCTACAGCTCCTAATACGCTTTACCAACGTTGGTTCTCCGAATACCGCCAGGTTAAACCCAATGTGCAAATCAGTTACCAGTCTATTGGTAGCGGCGCTGGCATCAACCAGTTTCTGGCACAAACGGTGGATTTTGGGGCAACGGATGACCCCATCAAGGATGAAGACGCAGCTAAGTTCCCAAAAGATCGAGGAACCCTGATTCAAGTTCCAACAACTGGATTGTTTGTAGTGTTTGCCTATAATCTGGAAGGTGTTAAGGACTTGAAATTGTCCCGCGAAGCATTTTGCGGTATTGTGGACGGTTCTATCAAAACCTGGAACGATCCCAAAATTACCAAAGATAACCCTGGTGTGAACCTTCCCAGTTCTCCAATTACCTTTGTGTTCCGTTCCGATGGTAGTGGGACAACCGCAATTTTCACGAATCATCTGGTGGCAGCATGTCCAAACTGGAAGGCTGGAGCTGGAAGATCCATTGAATGGCCAATTGGGCAGGGTGCGAAAGGAAATGAGGGAGTCACAGCTCAGATCAAGCAGACTCCTGGAGGTATCGGATACGTTGAATTCACCTATGCCAGAGAAAATAATATTCCGATGGCGACAATTCAGAATAAAGCAGGCGAGTTTATCACTCCCACCCCAGAAGCAGCTTCTAAAGCATTGGATGGTCAGAAGCCAGGTGCAAACTTTGTGATTCGTGTTCCTGACCCAGAAGGTAAAGAATCCTATCCCATTGTAAGCTTGACCTATGTCTTGCTCTACGGAAATTATCCTGCACCCAAAGGTTCGACACTTAAAGATCTGTTTACCTGGACCCTAAAAGAAGGAAAGACCGCAGCAACTGAGCTTGGTTTCATTCCACTGCCCGACAGCTTGGTGTCTGAAGTTGTTACTAAGCTTGGAACAGTTGAAGAAAAGTAG
- a CDS encoding phosphate ABC transporter membrane protein 1, PhoT family (IMG reference gene:2510096754~PFAM: Binding-protein-dependent transport system inner membrane component~TIGRFAM: phosphate ABC transporter, permease protein PstC): MTSAVDNIPTMSYERTQAARTVDKGFKWLTTLFGFGVGIILLAIALQVARDALPAIQKFGIIDFVTGVRWNPVEDIFGAWTQIYGTLVTSFIALLLAVPVGLGVAIILSEDFLPPRIQKPLVFMVELLAAIPSVVYGLWGIFVLAPFLQGPMTLIHQVFGWIPLFSTPPTGRGIYIASIILAIMILPIIASISRDSLVGVNPSLRQAAYGLGATRWETLIQVIIPTAISGIIGGVMLALGRAMGETMAVTMLIGNANRPSPSIFAQGSTISALLANQFAEASGLQVASLMYAALILFGLTLLVNVLAEYIVSKVEIKKL; this comes from the coding sequence ATGACTTCAGCAGTAGACAATATCCCAACCATGTCCTATGAGCGAACTCAAGCGGCACGCACAGTGGACAAGGGGTTTAAGTGGTTAACAACGCTCTTTGGCTTTGGGGTTGGGATAATCCTGTTAGCGATCGCACTACAAGTCGCCAGAGATGCGCTTCCTGCTATTCAAAAATTTGGGATTATTGACTTCGTGACTGGAGTCCGCTGGAATCCAGTGGAAGATATTTTCGGAGCCTGGACCCAGATCTATGGAACGTTAGTCACGTCCTTCATTGCACTGTTGCTAGCTGTTCCAGTGGGGTTAGGAGTTGCAATTATCCTCAGCGAAGATTTTTTACCCCCTAGAATTCAAAAGCCTTTGGTGTTTATGGTTGAATTGCTGGCAGCGATTCCTAGCGTAGTTTACGGTCTGTGGGGGATTTTTGTTCTAGCACCGTTTCTACAAGGTCCCATGACCTTGATTCACCAAGTTTTTGGGTGGATTCCACTGTTCAGCACCCCTCCAACAGGTCGCGGGATTTACATTGCGTCTATTATTCTAGCGATTATGATTCTGCCAATCATTGCATCAATTTCGCGAGATTCCTTGGTTGGTGTAAACCCTTCACTTCGCCAAGCTGCCTACGGTCTGGGTGCAACTCGGTGGGAGACTTTAATCCAAGTGATTATTCCGACTGCAATTTCTGGAATTATTGGGGGTGTGATGCTGGCTCTGGGGCGAGCAATGGGAGAGACAATGGCAGTCACTATGTTGATTGGGAACGCCAACAGACCGTCCCCATCAATTTTTGCTCAAGGGTCAACTATTTCAGCCTTGCTTGCAAACCAATTTGCTGAAGCCTCTGGACTTCAGGTGGCATCTTTGATGTACGCAGCGCTAATTTTGTTTGGTCTGACCTTGTTGGTCAATGTTCTTGCTGAATACATTGTCAGCAAAGTTGAGATTAAGAAACTTTAG
- a CDS encoding alpha-amylase/alpha-mannosidase (IMG reference gene:2510096746~PFAM: Glycosyl hydrolase family 57), whose translation MSHPLYVAFIWHQHQPLYKSRAESGVSDGRYRLPWVRLHGTKDYLDLVLILEKYPKLHQTVNLVPSLILQIEDYVAGTALDPYLRIALMPTEQLTQEQKEFAIAHFFDGNHRTLIDPHPRYSELYYQRQDKGSAWCLDNWTEQDFSDLAAWHNLSWIDPLFWDDPEIATWLEKGKGFTLGDRQRIHSKQKDILSRIIPQHRQMQESGQLEVTTTPYTHPILPLLADTNVGRVAVPDMILPNRRFQWAEDIPRHLRKAKEMYKERFGQMPKGLWPSEQSVSPAILPYISEQGFEWICSDEAVLGWSIHQFFSRDGSGNVHEPEALYRPYRLETPHGDLAIVFRDHRLSDLIGFTYGNMEPGHAARDLVGHLEAIARSLKSRQSSGNTSLDHPWLVTIALDGENCWEFYQQDGLPFLTTLYEILSHHFAIKLVTVSEFIEQFPPTVSIPAETLHSGSWVDGNFTTWIGDPAKNRAWDLLIEARQVLANHPEATEENNPEAWEALYAAEGSDWFWWFGEGHTSNQDAMFDQLFREHLAALYQALNEPVPPEVRRPVELHTGGGDRLPEGFIHPYIDGHGDEQDWNKAGRFEIGGARGTMHRSSVIQRLWYGVDHLNFYLRLDFKSGTRFGIDCPPELNLLWFYPGQTMHNSPIPLVELPDEPPLNYLFHHHLGVNLLTQTIWFQEAGDHLRWHSRASRAEVGLQSCLELSVPWADLQAEPDWSLQLVLVFSDGGRYRSYLPENALVPIGVP comes from the coding sequence ATGTCTCATCCTCTGTACGTTGCCTTCATCTGGCATCAGCACCAACCCTTATACAAAAGCCGTGCTGAGTCTGGTGTTTCTGATGGGCGCTACCGTTTGCCTTGGGTTCGGTTGCATGGCACAAAGGATTACCTGGATCTGGTGTTGATTTTGGAGAAATATCCAAAACTTCACCAGACGGTGAATTTAGTGCCATCGCTGATTTTGCAGATCGAAGATTATGTTGCTGGGACGGCACTCGATCCGTATTTGAGAATTGCGCTGATGCCGACTGAGCAATTGACTCAGGAGCAGAAGGAATTTGCGATCGCCCATTTCTTTGATGGCAACCACCGAACTTTAATCGACCCCCATCCACGCTATTCGGAGCTTTATTATCAGCGACAGGATAAAGGATCAGCGTGGTGTTTAGACAATTGGACAGAGCAAGATTTCAGTGATCTGGCTGCCTGGCATAACCTCTCGTGGATCGATCCCTTATTTTGGGATGATCCAGAGATCGCTACCTGGTTGGAGAAAGGTAAGGGCTTTACATTGGGCGATCGTCAGCGAATTCACTCTAAACAAAAAGACATTCTCAGTCGAATTATTCCGCAGCATCGCCAGATGCAAGAGTCTGGGCAGTTGGAAGTTACAACTACTCCCTACACACACCCAATCTTACCCCTGCTAGCTGATACGAACGTTGGACGAGTGGCTGTCCCCGATATGATCTTGCCGAATCGGCGATTTCAGTGGGCAGAAGACATTCCCCGCCATCTGCGCAAAGCTAAGGAGATGTACAAAGAGCGATTTGGGCAGATGCCGAAGGGATTGTGGCCGTCGGAGCAGTCGGTTAGCCCAGCGATTTTGCCGTACATTTCAGAGCAGGGGTTTGAATGGATTTGCTCAGATGAGGCAGTCTTAGGCTGGTCAATTCATCAGTTTTTCAGTCGGGATGGCTCAGGCAATGTGCATGAACCGGAAGCACTTTATCGACCTTATCGATTAGAAACCCCCCATGGGGATCTGGCGATTGTATTTCGTGACCACCGTCTGTCTGACCTGATTGGTTTCACCTACGGCAATATGGAACCAGGACACGCTGCGCGGGATTTGGTGGGGCATTTGGAAGCAATCGCGCGATCGCTCAAATCTCGCCAAAGTAGCGGCAATACTTCGCTGGATCACCCCTGGCTGGTAACAATTGCCCTAGACGGGGAAAATTGCTGGGAGTTCTATCAACAAGACGGATTACCCTTCCTCACAACTCTCTATGAAATTTTGAGTCATCACTTCGCGATCAAACTTGTTACTGTTTCGGAGTTTATTGAACAGTTTCCGCCCACAGTCTCAATTCCAGCAGAAACCCTACACAGCGGTTCCTGGGTAGATGGCAACTTTACAACCTGGATTGGCGACCCTGCCAAAAATCGTGCTTGGGATTTACTGATAGAAGCCCGCCAGGTGCTGGCCAACCACCCAGAAGCAACAGAGGAAAACAATCCTGAAGCCTGGGAGGCACTGTACGCCGCAGAGGGATCTGATTGGTTCTGGTGGTTTGGTGAAGGGCATACCTCCAACCAGGATGCCATGTTTGATCAATTGTTCCGGGAACATTTGGCTGCCCTGTATCAGGCATTGAATGAACCCGTACCCCCAGAAGTTCGCCGCCCGGTGGAACTGCATACTGGGGGAGGCGATCGCCTGCCTGAAGGCTTTATTCATCCCTATATTGACGGACATGGCGACGAGCAGGATTGGAATAAAGCGGGGCGATTTGAAATTGGTGGTGCACGGGGGACGATGCACCGAAGTAGCGTCATTCAGCGGCTCTGGTACGGCGTTGATCACCTCAACTTCTACTTACGGCTGGATTTCAAATCAGGAACTCGGTTCGGCATTGATTGCCCACCGGAATTAAACTTGCTCTGGTTTTACCCAGGACAAACCATGCACAACAGCCCAATTCCGCTGGTGGAATTACCAGATGAACCCCCCTTGAATTATCTATTCCATCATCATTTGGGCGTGAATTTGCTGACTCAAACTATCTGGTTTCAGGAAGCGGGCGATCATCTGCGCTGGCATTCTCGTGCTAGCCGTGCAGAAGTGGGATTGCAATCCTGTCTGGAGTTATCTGTCCCCTGGGCAGACCTGCAAGCTGAACCAGACTGGTCTTTACAGCTTGTGCTAGTCTTCTCAGATGGGGGACGCTATCGTAGCTATTTACCAGAAAATGCATTGGTGCCGATTGGGGTTCCTTAG
- a CDS encoding UDP-N-acetylmuramoylalanine--D-glutamate ligase (IMG reference gene:2510096747~PFAM: Mur ligase family, glutamate ligase domain; Mur ligase middle domain~TIGRFAM: UDP-N-acetylmuramoylalanine--D-glutamate ligase) → MSTACVIGLGKSGVAAARLLKRDGWQVIVSDRGATEPLQHQQQELAAEGITVQLGEGFDPEATRPDLVVVSPGVPWDIPGLLRARELQIETIGEMELAWRHLKNIPWVGITGTNGKTTTTALTAAIFQAAGLSAPAFGNIGFAACEVALADHKPDWAIAELSSYQIEASSTIAPKIAVWTTFTPDHLSRHKTLERYYSIKAQLLSQAQHQVFNGDDPYLRNVGKLMAVPVRADACWTSIHGKANLIGDPEQGIYVEDAWVRTTKELILPANLLKMPGQHNLQNLLMAIAAARLAGINKQAIAEAVSSFPGVPHRLEHICTWNGISFINDSKATNYDAAEVGLSSVKCPAILIAGGEAKEGDDTIWLSKIQARAAAVLLIGSAASQFAARLEQVGYFNYEIVETMERAVARSAELATQFGVDTVLLSPGCASFDQYNNFEERGDHFRQLCQAAFVV, encoded by the coding sequence ATGTCTACAGCCTGTGTCATCGGTTTGGGAAAGTCGGGAGTAGCAGCGGCTCGATTACTCAAGCGAGATGGTTGGCAGGTTATCGTTAGCGATCGCGGCGCTACAGAACCCCTTCAACACCAACAACAAGAACTTGCAGCAGAAGGTATTACGGTTCAACTTGGGGAGGGGTTTGACCCAGAAGCAACTCGCCCAGACTTGGTGGTTGTAAGTCCAGGAGTGCCGTGGGATATTCCAGGATTACTGCGGGCAAGAGAACTCCAGATCGAAACAATTGGGGAGATGGAACTGGCATGGCGACACCTGAAAAATATCCCCTGGGTAGGAATCACAGGGACTAATGGTAAAACTACAACCACTGCCCTCACTGCAGCAATTTTTCAAGCAGCAGGCTTGAGTGCACCTGCATTTGGCAATATTGGCTTTGCTGCCTGTGAAGTAGCATTGGCAGACCATAAACCTGATTGGGCGATCGCTGAACTCAGCAGCTACCAGATTGAAGCCTCTTCTACAATTGCTCCCAAGATTGCTGTCTGGACAACGTTTACACCCGATCATCTCAGTCGCCACAAAACGTTAGAGCGCTACTACAGCATCAAAGCTCAGTTGTTGAGCCAGGCACAGCATCAGGTGTTCAATGGGGATGACCCTTATCTGCGCAATGTCGGGAAATTGATGGCAGTCCCCGTTCGTGCAGATGCCTGCTGGACAAGTATCCACGGTAAAGCCAACTTAATTGGCGATCCAGAGCAAGGCATCTATGTAGAAGATGCCTGGGTGCGTACCACGAAAGAGTTGATTTTACCTGCAAATCTGCTCAAGATGCCAGGACAGCACAATTTGCAGAATTTGTTGATGGCGATCGCGGCTGCTCGGTTGGCGGGAATTAACAAGCAGGCGATCGCAGAAGCCGTCTCCAGTTTTCCAGGAGTTCCCCATCGCCTGGAGCACATTTGCACCTGGAACGGCATCAGCTTTATCAATGACAGCAAAGCCACGAACTACGATGCTGCCGAAGTGGGGTTATCTTCCGTCAAATGTCCTGCCATTTTGATTGCAGGCGGCGAAGCCAAAGAAGGAGACGACACCATCTGGTTATCCAAAATTCAAGCCAGAGCCGCTGCAGTGTTGCTGATCGGTAGTGCGGCTTCCCAGTTTGCTGCTCGTTTAGAGCAGGTTGGCTATTTCAATTACGAAATCGTAGAGACGATGGAACGAGCTGTTGCCCGCTCGGCTGAATTAGCCACACAATTTGGCGTTGATACCGTGTTGCTTTCGCCTGGCTGTGCCAGTTTTGACCAGTACAATAACTTTGAAGAGCGTGGTGATCATTTTCGCCAACTATGTCAGGCGGCGTTTGTGGTTTAA